In a genomic window of Nostoc sp. UHCC 0870:
- a CDS encoding DUF3598 family protein, with translation MPNIREGMPVLVRHEGDWIGTYTVVDTSGKIIDQHESHLTCQFPDNSPYPYYQINRYKWADGKQEEHQFPGTYHDQALWFDTERVQGKAWEIDESTIILCFSYKTVPEISLSEMIYISPDNNHRARTWHWFKNHQIYQRTLIQEERLK, from the coding sequence ATGCCTAACATCCGTGAAGGAATGCCTGTACTCGTCCGTCATGAAGGTGATTGGATTGGTACATATACTGTAGTTGATACATCAGGAAAAATTATTGACCAGCATGAATCCCATTTAACTTGTCAATTTCCCGACAATAGCCCCTATCCCTACTACCAAATTAACCGTTATAAGTGGGCTGATGGTAAACAAGAAGAACATCAATTTCCTGGCACATATCATGATCAAGCCCTTTGGTTTGATACAGAACGGGTTCAAGGAAAAGCTTGGGAGATAGATGAATCTACCATAATTTTGTGCTTTTCTTACAAAACAGTACCAGAAATATCTTTATCGGAAATGATTTATATTAGTCCAGATAATAACCATCGCGCCCGCACTTGGCATTGGTTTAAAAATCATCAAATATACCAACGTACTCTAATTCAGGAAGAAAGACTAAAATAA
- a CDS encoding aldehyde dehydrogenase family protein, giving the protein MTNPIEVRNPRTGKFDYVIIPPPPRLLAQQCNRVRRAQTHWYQLGVEGRIAALQEWKQAILSTRQQLTDALVNDTGRLSISILEIDSFLSSIDRWCDLAPDLLQESAKNTSIPFIALQQASVPYSVVGVISSWNFPLLLSMIDAIPALLAGCAVVVKPSTTTPRFVAPLLTTLNNITHLRDVLIFIEGTGETGTALIDYVDLICFTGSVATGRKVGEAAAKRFIPAFLELGGKDPAIVLESANVDLATSAILWGAVVNTGQSCVSIERIYVAEAIFEEFYHQLIAKAHRLQLAYPTLESGQIGPIIAERQAAVISDHLSDAVEKGAVIHCGGKVEELGGGWWCRPTVLTQVNHSMKVMTEETFGPIMPVMPFPSVEEALYLANDSIYGLSAAVFAGSEEEALAVGRQINAGAISINDAALTAMMHEGEKNAFKFSGLGGSRMGTAAIKRFLRKQAFLIKTNSVNDPWWFDHT; this is encoded by the coding sequence ATGACAAATCCTATAGAAGTACGTAATCCTCGCACGGGGAAATTTGACTATGTGATTATTCCGCCGCCGCCTCGGTTGCTAGCACAACAATGTAACCGGGTGCGGAGGGCGCAAACTCATTGGTATCAGTTGGGTGTAGAAGGTAGAATTGCAGCCTTACAGGAATGGAAGCAAGCGATATTATCTACACGCCAACAACTCACAGACGCGTTGGTAAATGATACCGGCAGATTATCTATATCTATATTAGAAATAGATTCTTTCTTAAGCAGCATTGACCGTTGGTGTGATTTAGCACCAGATTTACTGCAAGAATCCGCTAAAAATACCAGCATTCCCTTTATCGCCCTGCAACAAGCCTCTGTACCTTACTCTGTAGTTGGGGTAATTAGTTCGTGGAATTTTCCCTTGTTGCTATCGATGATTGATGCTATCCCGGCGTTGCTGGCGGGTTGTGCTGTTGTTGTGAAACCTAGTACAACTACACCTCGTTTTGTTGCACCTTTATTGACAACACTGAATAATATTACTCATCTACGGGATGTCTTAATTTTTATTGAGGGAACAGGCGAAACGGGGACAGCTTTAATTGATTATGTAGATTTAATTTGTTTTACAGGTAGTGTCGCCACAGGGCGAAAAGTGGGAGAAGCCGCAGCTAAACGCTTTATACCTGCGTTTTTAGAATTGGGAGGCAAAGATCCCGCGATCGTTTTAGAATCAGCAAATGTAGACTTAGCCACCTCAGCTATTTTATGGGGTGCAGTCGTTAACACTGGTCAGTCATGTGTGTCTATTGAAAGAATTTACGTTGCTGAAGCCATATTTGAAGAGTTTTATCATCAACTAATAGCCAAAGCACATCGTCTTCAGCTAGCCTACCCCACCCTAGAAAGTGGGCAAATTGGGCCAATTATTGCCGAAAGACAAGCCGCAGTCATCAGTGACCATCTCTCGGATGCAGTAGAAAAGGGTGCAGTCATTCACTGCGGCGGTAAAGTTGAGGAATTAGGCGGTGGTTGGTGGTGTCGTCCCACGGTGTTAACCCAAGTCAATCATTCCATGAAAGTGATGACCGAAGAAACTTTCGGCCCTATTATGCCTGTAATGCCATTTCCCAGTGTGGAAGAAGCATTATACTTAGCTAACGATTCCATTTATGGACTAAGTGCAGCCGTGTTTGCTGGTTCAGAAGAGGAAGCCTTAGCCGTTGGTCGGCAAATCAATGCTGGTGCTATTAGTATTAATGATGCGGCTTTAACTGCCATGATGCACGAGGGAGAGAAAAACGCCTTCAAATTTTCAGGACTGGGTGGTTCACGCATGGGTACAGCAGCAATAAAGCGATTTCTGCGAAAACAGGCATTTTTAATTAAAACTAATTCTGTCAATGACCCCTGGTGGTTTGATCATACGTAA
- a CDS encoding serine hydrolase, producing MVLSIKSRRRFMQLMGMSSAAIVLGDLLPNQHSVAVAASSAWVARHGLTSARYQSEFNKYTAQGYRPVVVSGYTVGNQDRYAVIFEKAANAPAWVARHGLTSAQYQSEFNKYTAQGYRPVQVSGYAVGNQDRYAVIFEKTANAPAWVARHGLTSAQYQSEFNKYTAQDYRPVDVSGYTVGNQDLYAVIFEKTANAPAWVARHRMTSAQYQSEFNKFTSQGYRLIKVSGYSLNGQDRYAALWEKSGSGAWVARHGMNSQEYQDEFERYFYQGYRPVSVNGYTVNGEDRYAAIWESKNGYKSSELQAIDQTVAQFMQNYDVPGLSLAIAKDGRLVLAKTYGLADKSTKERVAPRHRFRIASVSKPITAIAIMKLVEQGKLKLSDRIFGQGGILGTTYGTTPYKTNIDKITLEHLLSHLAGGWSNSSNDPMFSNPSMNQTQLISWVLDNRPLDDAPGTKYAYSNFGYCVLGRVIEKVTGQTYENYVKTNILKPSGVTDVQISGDTLAQKKADEVTYYGQNDENPYGMKVARMDAHGGWIAKPIDLVRLSVRVDGLNPKPDILSASAIATMYQGSSVNSGYAKGWSVNKSNNHWHGGSLPGEQALMVNTNDGFSWAVLVNTRSKKSGFGSDFDKLMWQIKSKVTNWPSFDLF from the coding sequence ATGGTTTTGTCTATAAAAAGCCGTCGTCGCTTTATGCAGTTGATGGGGATGAGTTCAGCCGCAATAGTATTGGGTGATTTATTACCCAATCAGCACTCAGTAGCAGTAGCAGCATCATCTGCATGGGTGGCGCGTCATGGGTTAACTTCGGCACGATATCAAAGTGAGTTTAATAAATACACTGCTCAAGGTTATCGTCCGGTGGTGGTAAGTGGTTACACTGTGGGTAATCAAGACCGCTATGCTGTCATCTTTGAGAAAGCAGCTAATGCACCCGCATGGGTGGCGCGTCACGGGTTAACTTCGGCACAATATCAAAGTGAGTTTAACAAATACACCGCCCAAGGTTATCGTCCGGTGCAGGTAAGTGGTTATGCTGTCGGTAATCAAGACCGCTATGCTGTCATCTTTGAGAAAACAGCTAATGCACCCGCATGGGTGGCGCGTCACGGGTTAACTTCGGCACAATATCAAAGTGAATTTAATAAATATACAGCCCAAGATTATCGTCCTGTAGACGTTAGCGGTTACACTGTGGGCAATCAAGACTTGTATGCTGTCATCTTTGAAAAAACAGCCAATGCGCCGGCTTGGGTAGCACGTCACAGAATGACTTCCGCGCAATATCAAAGTGAATTTAACAAGTTCACATCTCAAGGCTACCGCTTAATTAAAGTCAGTGGTTATAGCCTCAACGGTCAAGATAGATATGCAGCCCTTTGGGAAAAATCTGGTAGTGGTGCTTGGGTAGCGCGTCATGGGATGAATTCCCAAGAATATCAAGACGAATTTGAACGCTACTTTTATCAAGGCTATCGTCCGGTGTCGGTAAATGGTTACACTGTCAATGGTGAAGACAGATATGCAGCCATCTGGGAAAGCAAAAACGGTTATAAGTCTTCAGAACTGCAAGCTATTGATCAAACTGTGGCTCAGTTTATGCAAAATTATGATGTTCCTGGTCTTTCCTTAGCAATAGCTAAAGATGGTCGCTTGGTATTAGCTAAAACCTACGGCTTGGCTGACAAATCTACAAAAGAAAGAGTCGCACCCCGTCACCGTTTCCGCATTGCTAGTGTGTCAAAACCCATCACTGCGATCGCAATTATGAAACTGGTGGAGCAAGGCAAGCTAAAATTAAGCGATCGCATTTTCGGTCAAGGTGGCATTTTAGGCACTACCTACGGCACAACACCCTATAAGACCAATATCGATAAAATCACCCTAGAACATTTACTCAGCCATTTAGCTGGCGGTTGGTCTAACAGTAGTAATGACCCGATGTTTTCTAATCCCTCAATGAATCAAACTCAATTGATTAGTTGGGTATTAGATAACCGTCCTTTAGATGACGCGCCTGGAACTAAATATGCTTACTCTAATTTTGGCTATTGTGTTTTGGGGCGAGTAATTGAAAAAGTCACAGGACAAACCTACGAAAATTATGTGAAAACTAATATCCTCAAGCCATCCGGTGTCACCGATGTGCAAATTAGCGGCGATACCCTAGCCCAGAAAAAAGCCGACGAAGTTACCTATTACGGTCAAAATGACGAAAATCCCTATGGGATGAAAGTAGCACGCATGGATGCCCACGGCGGCTGGATTGCTAAACCGATTGATTTAGTTCGTTTGTCTGTGCGGGTAGATGGTTTAAATCCTAAACCTGATATTCTTAGTGCTAGTGCGATCGCTACTATGTATCAAGGCTCAAGTGTCAACTCTGGTTACGCCAAAGGATGGTCTGTGAACAAGTCCAACAACCATTGGCATGGCGGCAGTTTACCAGGAGAGCAAGCATTGATGGTTAATACTAACGATGGGTTCTCTTGGGCAGTGCTAGTTAATACTCGCAGTAAAAAATCAGGCTTCGGCAGTGACTTCGATAAACTTATGTGGCAAATTAAAAGCAAAGTCACCAATTGGCCATCCTTTGATTTGTTTTAA
- a CDS encoding zinc-binding dehydrogenase: MQSYRKLVAKRLDKDFSSAVEVVEVGFGAVGKEEVLICNKFAGVNAGFDTLLCRGEVPYVNLIPPFDLGVEAVGEVVAVGANVSDFQVGDAVITTLRGGGYREYQVIDASLGVKVREATPEVLNLVPTGVSALVALEQVGEMQRDEVVLVTAAAGGTGHIAVQLAKLAGNHVIGTCSSEAKGKLLRELGCDRIINYHRENLHQVLKHEYPKGINLIFECVGKQIFDTCVDNLAIRGRLVNIGYISEYAKDVERVMQPRIYHQLFWKAASVRGFLMPHYKEYIPEACDRLLNLFYSGKLKVSVDSTPFHGLESIPTAVEYLLSGQNCGKVVVRF; the protein is encoded by the coding sequence ATGCAAAGTTATAGGAAGTTGGTTGCTAAACGTCTGGATAAGGATTTTAGTTCGGCTGTGGAGGTTGTGGAAGTTGGTTTTGGTGCAGTGGGGAAAGAGGAGGTTTTGATTTGTAATAAGTTTGCGGGGGTGAATGCGGGGTTTGATACTTTACTCTGTCGGGGTGAAGTTCCTTATGTGAATTTAATTCCACCTTTTGATTTGGGTGTGGAAGCGGTGGGGGAAGTGGTGGCGGTGGGTGCAAATGTCTCTGATTTTCAGGTGGGTGATGCTGTTATCACTACTTTACGGGGTGGGGGTTATCGGGAATATCAGGTGATAGATGCTAGTTTGGGGGTGAAGGTACGGGAAGCAACGCCGGAAGTTCTTAACCTTGTCCCGACGGGTGTATCCGCTTTGGTGGCTTTAGAACAAGTAGGGGAGATGCAACGCGATGAGGTGGTTTTGGTGACGGCTGCGGCTGGTGGTACTGGCCATATTGCGGTGCAATTGGCGAAGTTAGCAGGTAATCATGTGATTGGGACTTGTAGTTCTGAGGCGAAGGGGAAGTTATTAAGGGAATTGGGCTGCGATCGCATTATCAATTATCATAGAGAAAATCTCCATCAAGTCCTCAAGCATGAGTACCCCAAGGGGATTAACTTAATTTTTGAGTGTGTGGGTAAACAGATTTTTGATACCTGCGTTGATAACTTAGCTATTCGGGGACGGTTGGTTAATATTGGCTACATTTCTGAGTATGCTAAAGATGTAGAACGGGTGATGCAACCGCGCATTTATCACCAACTATTTTGGAAGGCGGCTTCCGTGCGGGGGTTTCTCATGCCGCACTATAAAGAATATATCCCAGAAGCATGCGATCGCCTGTTAAATCTTTTCTATTCAGGCAAACTCAAAGTATCTGTTGACTCCACCCCATTCCACGGTCTAGAATCTATACCCACGGCGGTAGAATATCTGCTAAGTGGTCAAAATTGTGGCAAAGTAGTTGTCAGGTTTTAG
- a CDS encoding nitrilase-related carbon-nitrogen hydrolase: MADQTQPLDSFRALALQVTCHAVNQASDRQEVSVLMQKTITRLTKQIAASLAFIGSDCRLIVLPEYFLTGFPMGESVEAWANKACIEINGYEYELLSKIAQKYNIFLAGNAYELDPNFPGLYFQTCFVIDPSGVVVLRYRRLNSMFAPTPHDVWDKYLDCYGLEGVFPVAKTAIGNLAALASEEILYPELARCLAMRGAEIFLHSTSEVYSKNLTPKDAAKITRAVENMAYVVSANTAGLADSPIPIGSVDGGSKIIDHRGIILAETGAGESMAAFAEIDLVALRRDRHRPGLNNILSRQRFELYAQSYTQSTFYPANTMLNQPVDRKHFMETQQKTIERLSELGII; the protein is encoded by the coding sequence ATGGCAGATCAAACTCAACCTCTAGACTCATTTCGGGCTTTAGCATTGCAAGTTACTTGTCACGCCGTCAATCAAGCAAGCGATCGCCAGGAGGTCAGCGTACTAATGCAAAAAACTATCACCCGCCTGACAAAGCAAATCGCCGCGAGTCTTGCATTTATTGGTTCTGATTGTCGGTTAATTGTCTTACCAGAATATTTCCTCACGGGTTTCCCGATGGGGGAATCTGTGGAAGCCTGGGCAAATAAAGCTTGTATAGAAATTAATGGTTATGAGTATGAATTACTCAGTAAAATTGCTCAAAAATATAATATATTTTTAGCTGGAAACGCCTATGAACTCGACCCCAATTTTCCGGGGTTATACTTTCAAACCTGCTTTGTCATCGATCCAAGTGGTGTAGTTGTCTTGCGTTATCGGCGGCTAAATTCTATGTTTGCGCCTACACCCCATGATGTCTGGGATAAATACCTGGATTGCTACGGCTTAGAGGGAGTTTTCCCCGTAGCAAAAACTGCGATCGGTAACTTAGCGGCTTTGGCATCAGAAGAAATTTTATACCCAGAATTAGCGCGGTGTTTAGCCATGCGTGGGGCGGAAATTTTCTTACATTCCACCTCCGAAGTTTATAGTAAAAATCTCACCCCTAAAGACGCAGCTAAAATCACCCGCGCCGTCGAGAATATGGCTTATGTAGTCTCAGCCAACACCGCCGGACTAGCTGATAGTCCTATACCCATCGGTTCAGTAGATGGTGGCTCAAAAATTATCGATCATCGCGGCATAATATTAGCCGAAACAGGCGCAGGGGAGAGTATGGCAGCCTTTGCAGAGATAGATTTAGTAGCATTAAGACGCGATCGCCACCGTCCAGGGTTAAATAATATACTTTCCCGTCAGCGATTTGAACTATACGCCCAAAGTTACACCCAATCAACATTTTATCCAGCCAACACCATGTTAAACCAACCAGTAGACCGCAAGCATTTTATGGAAACTCAGCAGAAAACCATTGAACGCCTCAGTGAGTTAGGAATAATTTAA
- a CDS encoding DUF4437 domain-containing protein codes for MENEQNSDFNHADKHKINDFLSVFSVKEDWGGDGTGRLNLSGRRVAISKEYIPRKYHFFNTNAVPEEEGWRINGMPDYTLPGKRRLLTWHDCGASTSRVVLPPQFEAPPGIFTADLEIFILAGKIQIGEWRLDKHSYSFIPAGLKVEYWKVLGEEEVEILWMENGPVPLQYQYAETNYPDARLSEYIPVLDSKLLPWGKTETVQFEVAKKKFLRKHNNGGGTWLLAILPHYDGHYGMIQQYNEEAYAIAGYCDIGNYQFAKDHLGYCPSNSTFPRHRTVDGGLFFVRVDRDLSKVSTVLSYANGD; via the coding sequence GTGGAGAACGAACAAAATAGCGATTTTAATCACGCAGATAAACACAAAATTAATGATTTTCTCTCTGTATTTTCTGTAAAAGAAGATTGGGGTGGAGATGGTACAGGACGTTTGAATTTATCAGGAAGAAGAGTAGCGATATCTAAAGAGTATATACCTCGCAAGTATCATTTTTTTAATACAAATGCTGTGCCTGAAGAAGAAGGATGGCGAATCAATGGAATGCCAGATTATACACTACCAGGCAAACGAAGATTGCTGACTTGGCATGACTGCGGTGCATCTACTTCTAGGGTAGTGCTACCACCACAATTTGAAGCGCCACCTGGTATCTTTACAGCCGATTTGGAAATTTTTATTCTTGCTGGTAAGATTCAAATTGGTGAATGGAGACTAGATAAACATTCTTATTCCTTTATTCCCGCAGGGTTGAAAGTAGAATACTGGAAAGTTTTAGGTGAAGAGGAAGTAGAGATCCTTTGGATGGAAAATGGGCCTGTTCCACTTCAATACCAATATGCAGAAACAAATTATCCAGATGCTAGATTAAGTGAATACATTCCAGTATTAGATAGCAAATTGTTGCCTTGGGGTAAAACAGAGACAGTTCAATTTGAAGTAGCAAAAAAGAAGTTTTTAAGGAAACATAATAACGGTGGTGGAACTTGGCTACTTGCTATCTTGCCACATTATGATGGTCACTATGGAATGATTCAGCAATATAATGAAGAAGCATATGCTATAGCTGGATATTGTGATATAGGAAATTATCAGTTTGCAAAAGATCACCTAGGTTACTGTCCCAGTAATAGCACTTTCCCTAGACATAGAACTGTTGATGGGGGTTTATTTTTTGTCAGAGTTGATAGAGATTTATCAAAAGTTAGTACAGTTTTGTCCTATGCAAATGGGGATTAA
- a CDS encoding alpha/beta fold hydrolase has translation MNKPIKRAFLDTEDGQILYRLGGEGEPLFLLHQNFRSSDEFRELMPIFAQKRLVIAMDFLGLGDSDKPPRMYSIEDYAKTVILLMDELGIETTSILGNHTGACVAAEVAAAYSGRVKKIILCNIDNFSEEGKAALSHKFANLKINSDGSHLIQRWLARANYIGSAELNHRWVLDDLKCFGYPWYAPLAVIDYCQRMEERLRLVKAPTLILSGTEDVKQLERLGFANADNREFIVRSIPHAKMIDIQGGTICMMNQIPEEISKIAIEFLDEKSVDFR, from the coding sequence ATGAATAAACCAATCAAACGAGCTTTTTTAGATACAGAAGATGGGCAAATCCTTTATAGATTGGGCGGTGAGGGAGAACCTCTATTTTTGCTGCATCAGAACTTCAGAAGTAGCGATGAATTCCGCGAGTTAATGCCAATCTTTGCTCAAAAAAGACTAGTCATCGCTATGGATTTTTTAGGACTAGGAGATTCTGATAAACCGCCGAGAATGTATTCAATTGAGGACTATGCAAAAACTGTTATTTTGCTGATGGACGAATTAGGAATAGAAACTACTAGTATTCTTGGAAATCATACAGGTGCTTGCGTAGCAGCAGAAGTAGCAGCAGCTTATTCTGGGAGAGTTAAAAAAATTATCTTATGCAACATAGATAACTTTAGTGAAGAGGGAAAAGCTGCTTTATCGCATAAATTTGCAAATCTTAAGATAAACTCTGACGGTTCTCATCTCATACAAAGATGGTTAGCAAGAGCAAATTATATAGGTTCTGCTGAGTTAAATCATCGTTGGGTTTTAGATGATTTAAAATGTTTCGGCTATCCTTGGTATGCACCTTTGGCTGTTATCGATTACTGCCAAAGAATGGAAGAAAGGTTACGTTTAGTAAAAGCTCCAACTCTCATATTGTCTGGTACAGAAGATGTAAAACAGTTAGAAAGACTCGGTTTTGCTAATGCAGACAATAGAGAATTCATTGTAAGATCAATTCCTCATGCCAAAATGATTGATATTCAAGGTGGTACTATCTGCATGATGAACCAAATACCTGAAGAAATATCAAAGATAGCAATTGAATTTCTAGATGAAAAATCAGTTGATTTCAGGTAG
- the hisS gene encoding histidine--tRNA ligase, giving the protein MAKGDKINFSTPSGFPEFLPSEKRLELYLLDTIRRVYESYGFTPIETPAIERLEVLQAKGNQGDNIIYGIDPILPPNRQAEKDKSGETGSEARALKFDQTVPLAAYIARHLNELTFPFARYQMDVVFRGERAKDGRFRQFRQCDIDVVARRELSLLYDAQMPAIITEIFEAINIGDFVIRINNRKVLTGFFQSLEISETQIKSCVGIIDNLEKIGEAKVKLELEKEGINPEQTQKIIDFVKIDGDIDEVLNKLKKLSQTLPECEQFSLGVSELETVIAGVRNLGVPDKRFCIDLAIARGLNYYTGTVYETTLIGHEALGSICSGGRYEELVGMFLGEKMPGVGISIGLTRLISRLLKAGILKTLPATPTQVVVVNMQEDLMPTYLKVSQQLRQAGINVVTNFDKRPLGKQFQAADKQGIRFCVIIGADEAAAEKSSLKDLQTGEQIEVALDNLAEEIKLRLM; this is encoded by the coding sequence ATGGCAAAAGGTGACAAAATAAACTTTTCTACTCCTAGTGGCTTTCCTGAATTTCTGCCCAGTGAAAAACGCTTAGAATTATATTTATTAGATACCATCCGTAGAGTTTACGAAAGCTATGGATTCACACCTATTGAAACTCCCGCAATCGAACGTTTAGAAGTATTGCAAGCTAAAGGTAATCAAGGGGACAATATTATTTATGGTATAGACCCTATCTTACCGCCAAATCGCCAAGCTGAAAAAGATAAATCAGGGGAAACAGGTTCAGAAGCAAGGGCTTTAAAGTTTGACCAAACTGTGCCTTTAGCGGCGTATATTGCTCGTCACCTCAACGAATTAACCTTTCCCTTTGCCCGTTACCAAATGGATGTAGTTTTTCGAGGGGAAAGGGCAAAAGATGGTAGGTTTCGTCAGTTTCGTCAGTGTGATATTGATGTTGTGGCGCGGCGTGAACTCAGTTTGTTATATGATGCCCAAATGCCTGCAATCATCACAGAAATATTTGAGGCAATTAATATTGGTGACTTTGTAATTCGCATCAATAACCGCAAAGTTTTAACGGGATTTTTTCAATCTTTAGAAATATCAGAAACTCAAATTAAATCTTGTGTTGGTATTATCGATAATCTCGAAAAAATTGGGGAAGCTAAAGTTAAACTAGAGTTAGAGAAAGAAGGGATTAATCCAGAACAGACACAAAAGATTATCGATTTTGTCAAAATTGATGGTGATATTGATGAAGTGTTAAATAAACTTAAGAAGCTCTCTCAAACCTTGCCAGAATGTGAACAATTTAGTTTAGGTGTTAGCGAATTAGAAACAGTAATTGCCGGGGTGCGGAATCTGGGAGTGCCGGATAAACGTTTTTGTATTGATTTAGCGATCGCTCGTGGTCTAAACTACTATACAGGCACAGTTTACGAAACCACCCTGATCGGGCATGAGGCTTTAGGTAGTATCTGTTCTGGTGGCAGATATGAAGAATTAGTAGGGATGTTCTTGGGTGAGAAAATGCCAGGAGTGGGTATTTCCATTGGGTTAACTCGCTTAATTAGTCGTCTGCTAAAAGCTGGTATTCTCAAAACCTTACCTGCAACGCCAACACAGGTAGTAGTAGTGAATATGCAAGAAGACTTAATGCCAACTTATCTAAAAGTTTCCCAACAGTTACGCCAAGCTGGTATTAATGTTGTGACTAACTTTGATAAGCGTCCTTTGGGTAAACAATTTCAAGCAGCAGATAAACAAGGTATTCGTTTTTGTGTAATTATTGGTGCTGATGAAGCCGCAGCAGAAAAATCATCCCTCAAGGATTTGCAAACAGGCGAACAAATAGAAGTAGCTTTAGATAATTTAGCAGAGGAAATAAAACTCAGACTTATGTAA
- a CDS encoding nuclear transport factor 2 family protein, which yields MTQNAENTLKVAHQAFEHFTHGLATGEWQAFLDMLTDDFTFWFPVGKFHGFNQGKERAKEFFEYVCASFQPGIKLVSLDHITSNETTVVFEFRDEGLLLGQPYKNRIAVSFDVREDKICSYREYFGSDGKSY from the coding sequence ATGACACAAAATGCGGAAAATACTTTAAAAGTTGCTCACCAAGCATTTGAGCATTTTACCCACGGTTTAGCCACGGGGGAATGGCAAGCATTTCTGGATATGCTGACAGATGATTTTACTTTTTGGTTTCCGGTAGGTAAGTTCCACGGGTTCAATCAAGGTAAAGAACGCGCCAAGGAGTTTTTTGAATATGTCTGTGCATCCTTCCAACCAGGAATCAAACTAGTATCTCTAGACCACATTACCAGTAACGAGACTACTGTAGTCTTTGAATTTCGGGATGAAGGACTTTTGTTAGGACAACCTTACAAAAATCGGATAGCCGTTTCCTTTGATGTGCGAGAAGACAAAATTTGTAGCTATCGAGAATACTTTGGTAGCGATGGTAAATCTTACTAA
- a CDS encoding phage tail protein has product MRPVLQNGDVFTAEIANAIAYPIVDGADFLGHGPKVVDEYLDDAPTQLKSRFYNFYDRLKVSHNTGLTFSYLGGIVLLSDGSTASISPGSIPVPNNTTSYIFVGNNGVVQTSTQLPNECFPLALVITNSGTLSGSVIDLRDKIVDRISTATIPVQQLIPSGSGMEFWGSVLPSGWLWQDGSLYEPSQYPTLFAAIGYTYGQSGTRFRVPDKRGRVGVGAGQGSGLTNRLLGQTFGEESIALITSQIPSHSHGINDPGHSHSVNDPAHGHALNDPGHAHNIFANTTDGGNDQRDRTDGFLAKTSNVAITGEDVGGKGYINSNANGVHLVAGSGTGIGIGGSKTGVSLNGSGTGISINSQGGNGSHNNIQPSIVVNYIIKI; this is encoded by the coding sequence ATGAGACCTGTATTACAAAACGGTGATGTCTTCACTGCTGAGATTGCTAATGCTATTGCGTATCCTATAGTTGATGGAGCAGATTTCTTAGGTCATGGACCTAAAGTAGTTGATGAGTATTTAGATGATGCTCCTACTCAACTAAAATCAAGATTCTATAATTTCTATGACAGATTAAAAGTTAGCCACAATACAGGGTTAACTTTTTCTTATTTAGGAGGAATAGTTCTACTAAGTGATGGGAGTACAGCTTCCATTAGCCCAGGTTCTATTCCAGTTCCTAACAATACTACAAGTTATATATTTGTAGGAAATAATGGTGTAGTCCAAACCTCAACTCAATTACCTAATGAATGTTTCCCCTTAGCTTTAGTTATTACAAATAGTGGGACTTTATCAGGTAGTGTAATAGATTTAAGAGATAAGATAGTTGACAGAATAAGCACTGCAACTATTCCAGTTCAACAACTAATCCCTTCAGGTTCAGGGATGGAATTCTGGGGGAGTGTTCTTCCTTCAGGTTGGCTATGGCAAGATGGTAGCCTATATGAACCTTCTCAATATCCTACTCTGTTTGCTGCTATTGGATATACCTATGGACAGTCTGGAACAAGGTTTAGAGTACCAGATAAAAGAGGAAGAGTTGGAGTTGGTGCTGGTCAAGGATCAGGGCTAACTAATAGATTACTTGGTCAAACTTTTGGAGAAGAAAGTATTGCTTTAATTACTTCTCAAATACCTTCTCACTCTCATGGAATAAATGATCCTGGACACTCTCATAGTGTTAATGACCCCGCACATGGTCACGCATTAAATGACCCTGGTCATGCTCATAATATCTTTGCTAATACAACTGATGGGGGAAATGATCAACGAGATAGAACTGATGGTTTCTTAGCTAAAACTTCTAATGTTGCTATTACTGGTGAAGATGTTGGGGGTAAAGGATACATCAATAGTAATGCTAATGGAGTCCATTTAGTAGCAGGTTCAGGAACAGGTATAGGTATTGGTGGAAGTAAAACTGGTGTCAGCCTTAATGGATCTGGTACAGGGATTTCTATTAATTCTCAAGGTGGTAATGGTTCACATAATAATATTCAACCAAGTATTGTAGTAAATTATATTATCAAAATATAA